One Vicugna pacos chromosome 12, VicPac4, whole genome shotgun sequence genomic window carries:
- the MRPL42 gene encoding large ribosomal subunit protein mL42, with amino-acid sequence MALAAVKRAISYRTVFKHLFPIQNGALYCVYHKSTYCLPDDYNCKVELALTSDGKTIVCYHPSVDIPYEHTKPIPRPDPVHNNEETHDQVLKTRLEEKGEHFEQGPMIEQLSKMFFTTKHRWYPHGQYHRRRRKLDPPKDR; translated from the exons ATGGCATTAGCAGCAGTAAAACGGGCAATATCATACAGAACTGTCTTTAAACATCTATTTCCAATTcaaa ATGGAGCCTTGTATTGTGTTTATCATAAATCTACGTATTGTCTTCCAGATGACTATAATTG caaagtagAGCTTGCTTTGACATCTGATGGCAAGACAATAGTATGCTATCACCCTTCTGTGGACATTCCATATGAACACACAAAA CCTATCCCTCGGCCAGATCCTGTGCATAATAATGAAGAAACACATGATCAAGTGCTAAAAACTAGATTAGAAGAAAAAGGTGAACACTTTGAGCAAGGACCCATGATAGAACAACTTAGCAAAATGTTCTTTACTACTAAGCACCGCTGGTATCCTCATGGACA gTATCATAGACGTCGTAGAAAACTGGATCCTCCAAAAGACAGATGA